In a genomic window of Parambassis ranga chromosome 24, fParRan2.1, whole genome shotgun sequence:
- the LOC114428934 gene encoding uncharacterized protein LOC114428934, with translation MDEFRRSQVFLSVMLMLHLTVAEQRDQQQVTVNCSVNTKGTAVKEVSLRKHPGRDNTAASKKSFLLTGGEDVTLPCQNKSSCDRITWTFTAHRNATEVTLSENRRIHEDAQSKAGRLSVGADCSLVIQQVTEQDVGRYTCRQVNGSDSSAVFLALAVVTEQRDQQQVTVNCSVKRYVECRHTVKWLYQGEDIDPDHKDLKTSESDCSASVTFATSHSVNTKTSETLKCRVTKGTAVKEVSFRKHPGSDNTGRWWWWILVGGGLAVLVLITAAAIRWKRAEGDKVQTNGNTADPEGGVCYASISFTKSSSREAQVRGEKSDDEDDEDAAVTYSTVKVSSAEHRDLYATINKANM, from the exons tggctgAACAGAGGGACCAGCAGCAGGTGACTGTAAACTGCTCTGTGAACACGAAGGGGACAGCAGTGAAGGAGGTCAGCCTCAGGAAGCATCCTGGCAGAGAtaacacag cagcatcCAAGAAGTCCTTCCTCCTCACAGGTGGAGAGGACGTCACTCTgccctgtcaaaataaaagcagctgtgACAGAATCACCTGGACGTTCACGGCTCATAGAAACGCAACGGAAGTGACGCTGTCTGAAAAcaggaggattcatgaagacgCCCAAAGTAAAGCAGGCAGACTGAGCGTGGGAGCGGACTGCTCTCTGGTTATacagcaggtcacagagcaggacGTCGGTCGTTACACCTGCAGACAGGTCAATGGATCAGACAGCAGTGCTGTTTTTCTGGCTCTTGCTGTTG TGACTGAACAGAGGGACCAGCAGCAGGTGACTGTAAACTGCTCTGTGAAGAGGTATGTGGAGTGCAGGCACACGGTGAAGTGGCTCTATCAGGGCGAAGACATTGATCCAGATCATAAAGACCTGAAGACGTCAGAGTCTGACTGCTCAGCCAGTGTGACCTTTGCAACCTCTCACTCTGTGAACACGAAGACCAGCGAGACACTGAAGTGCAGAGTGACGAAGGGGACAGCAGTGAAGGAGGTCAGCTTCAGGAAGCATCCTGGCAGCGAtaacacag gacggtggtggtggtggatccTTGTGGGTGGAGGTTTAGCAGTGCTCGTGCTAATCACTGCTGCAGCCATCAGATGGAAGAGAGCAGAAG GAGACAAAGTGCAGACGAATGGAAACACG GCGGATCCTGAAGGTGGAGTTTGCTACGCCTCCATCAGCTTCaccaagagcagcagcagagaagctcag GTCCGGGGTGAAAaaagtgatgatgaagatgatgaagatgctgcAGTGACCTACAGCACTGTGAAGGTTTCTTCTGCTGAACACAGAGACCTCTATGCTACCATCAACAAAGCAAacatgtga